One stretch of Streptosporangiales bacterium DNA includes these proteins:
- the trxA gene encoding thioredoxin has protein sequence MATTELTEANFSDVVDDNEIVLVDFWAAWCGPCRAFGPVFERASERHPDITFGKVDTDAEIALAQAHDIRSIPTLMIIRDGVIVYARPGALPEQSLEELIQKTRDLDMQQVHDEVAKQAS, from the coding sequence GTGGCAACGACCGAGCTGACCGAAGCCAACTTCAGCGATGTCGTCGACGACAACGAGATCGTGCTCGTCGACTTCTGGGCCGCCTGGTGCGGTCCGTGCCGCGCCTTCGGGCCGGTGTTCGAGCGGGCGTCAGAACGACACCCGGACATCACGTTCGGCAAGGTCGACACCGATGCCGAGATCGCGCTCGCCCAGGCGCACGACATCCGCTCCATCCCGACCCTGATGATCATCCGCGACGGAGTCATCGTGTACGCGAGGCCGGGAGCGCTGCCGGAGCAGAGCCTGGAGGAGCTCATCCAGAAGACGCGCGACCTCGACATGCAACAGGTCCACGACGAGGTGGCCAAGCAAGCCAGCTGA
- a CDS encoding TIGR02611 family protein: MGSQRTEPSIEDAQVDDAADDDVADRPLRRRIGAAAERLRARIRRNKVLNTTWRVTVFTVGVAVVLTGLVMLLTPGPGWLGIVLGFAILASEFVWARHVLRRAQRAAKAAKDKAMHPKVRRRNQILTVLAGVAVIAVCTGYVTLFGLTLPWNADIADKLPWVASLLPNLWHPV, translated from the coding sequence ATGGGCAGCCAACGCACGGAACCGTCCATCGAGGACGCCCAGGTCGACGACGCCGCCGACGACGACGTGGCCGATCGACCGCTGCGCCGCCGCATTGGCGCAGCCGCCGAACGGCTCCGCGCGCGCATCCGCCGCAACAAGGTGCTCAACACGACCTGGCGCGTCACCGTCTTCACCGTCGGAGTCGCCGTCGTCCTCACCGGGCTGGTCATGCTCCTCACGCCGGGCCCCGGCTGGCTCGGCATCGTCCTCGGCTTCGCGATCCTCGCCAGCGAGTTCGTCTGGGCCCGCCACGTCCTGCGCCGCGCCCAGCGCGCCGCGAAGGCGGCCAAGGACAAGGCGATGCACCCGAAGGTGCGCCGCCGCAACCAGATCCTCACCGTCCTCGCAGGTGTCGCCGTCATCGCCGTCTGCACTGGCTACGTCACCCTCTTCGGGCTCACCCTGCCCTGGAACGCGGACATCGCGGACAAGCTGCCCTGGGTCGCGTCCCTGCTCCCCAACCTCTGGCACCCGGTATGA